A stretch of DNA from Thermotoga sp.:
CCGCAAACCCCAGAAACGAATCGATCGTTCTGTCACTTGTTTGATGGGGTTCCAAAAAAGGAATGGCAACGCGCCAAGAGAGGTCGCCATTCCCGCTATAGAACTGTACAGGATTCCTTTCAAGATCATCTTTCCACCTCAAAGTTTTCTGACAACCTCGAATATGATCTGAGCGATCTTCTTTCCCGTTTTCTCTGCAACTTCAAGAACTTCTTCGGCGGTCAGAGGCTTGAGGTCTTCGGGAACCGCTCTGTCTGTGATAGCAGAGATCCCGAGTACTCTTATTTGTCCGTGCCTTGCCACGATGACTTCCGGTACGGTGGACATACCCACAGCGTCCGCTCCGAATCTTCTGAGCATCCTGAGTTCTGCTGGTGTTTCGAAACAGGGACCAGTCACCGCCACGTATACACCCTGGTAAACCGGTATTCCTAGCTCTTTTGCACTGTTGTAAGCAAGGTTTATGAGCTCCTTATCGTAGGGCTCAGACATGTCTGGAAACCTGGGACCCCATTCGTCCACGTTGGGACCTATCAGCGGATTGTCTCCCATAAAGTTTATATGATCGGTGATGATCATCGGCCTTCCCACTTCGAAATCAGGATTCAAACCACCGGCAGCGTTGGTGACTATCAGAACTTCCACTCCAAGAAGTTGCATCGCCCTGATAGGGAAGGTAACATCTTTCATCGAGTATCCCTCGTAGTAGTGGAATCTTCCGTTCATCAGCATGACGTTCTTTCCAAAGAGCTTCCCAAAGATCAGTTCTCCTTTGTGACCCGGTGCTGTGGAGATGGGAAAACCAGGTATTTCACTGTAGGGAATCTTCTTGGAAGTTCCTTCCTTCTCCACTTCGTCAGCTATCGTCGAAAGGCCGGATCCCAGTATGATGGCTATCTCCGGACTTTCTTCCACTTGACCTCTCAGGTACCTGACGGCTTTTTCTACCCTTTCCTTGTAGGATTTTATGTCCACGCTGAACACCTCCTCTTCGGCCTTCTTTCAAGAAGAATTCTATCACGAATGCACCACGTCAACTTCGTGGAACGTCACCGTTCTTGGATCAAAGATGAGTGTGATCGTTCCAACGGGCCCGTTTCTTTGCTTTCCTATGATGATCTCTGCTTCGTGAGGTTCATGGAGTTTGTTTTCTTTTTTGTCTTTTTTGCTCTTGTAGTACTCGTCTCTGTATATGAATATGACCGTGTCGGCATCTTGCTCGATCGCTCCGGACTCTCTTAAATCGCTGAGCCTTGGTCTTTTGTCTTCCCTTTGTTCCACCGCTCTGGAGAGCTGTGAAAGTGCGACCACGACGATGTCCAGTTCTCTTGCGAGGAGTTTCAGGGATCTGGAAATCTCTGATATCTCCTGCTGTCTGCTCTCCTTTCTACCCTTAAGGTGCATGAGTTGGAGGTAGTCGACGAAAATGGCTTTTATGTCGTATTCCTTCTTCATTCTTCTTG
This window harbors:
- a CDS encoding purine-nucleoside phosphorylase, with the protein product MDIKSYKERVEKAVRYLRGQVEESPEIAIILGSGLSTIADEVEKEGTSKKIPYSEIPGFPISTAPGHKGELIFGKLFGKNVMLMNGRFHYYEGYSMKDVTFPIRAMQLLGVEVLIVTNAAGGLNPDFEVGRPMIITDHINFMGDNPLIGPNVDEWGPRFPDMSEPYDKELINLAYNSAKELGIPVYQGVYVAVTGPCFETPAELRMLRRFGADAVGMSTVPEVIVARHGQIRVLGISAITDRAVPEDLKPLTAEEVLEVAEKTGKKIAQIIFEVVRKL